From one Humulus lupulus chromosome 8, drHumLupu1.1, whole genome shotgun sequence genomic stretch:
- the LOC133796690 gene encoding DEAD-box ATP-dependent RNA helicase 8-like, translated as MNNNNNRGRYPPGIGAGRGGPMNANPAFQSRGPQQQYVQRGLVQNQPQYYHHQQQQHHQQQQQQYHQQQQQQQQQQQQQWLRRGQLGGVADSSVDEVEKTVQSEAVDSSSQDWKARLKIPPADTRYRTEDVTATKGNEFEDYFLKRELLMGIYEKGFERPSPIQEESIPIALTGSDILARAKNGTGKTAAFCIPALEKIDQDLNAIQVVILVPTRELALQTSQVCKELGKHLNIQVMVTTGGTSLKDDIMRLYQPVHLLVGTPGRILDLAKKGVCILKDCAMLVMDEADKLLSPEFQPSIEQLIGFLPGNRQILMFSATFPVTVKDFKDRYLQKPYIINLMDELTLKGITQFYAFVEERQKVHCLNTLFSKLQINQSIIFCNSVNRVELLAKKITELGYSCFYIHAKMLQDHRNRVFHDFRNGACRNLVCTDLFTRGIDIQAVNVVINFDFPKNSETYLHRVGRSGRFGHLGLAVNLITYEDRFNLYRIEQELGTEIKQIPPHIDQAIYCR; from the exons atgaataataataataatagaggaAGGTACCCTCCGGGGATCGGTGCCGGCCGAGGCGGGCCCATGAACGCCAATCCGGCGTTTCAGTCTAGGGGACCTCAGCAGCAGTACGTGCAGAGAGGTTTGGTTCAGAATCAACCCCAGTATTATCATCACCAGCAACAACAGCACCACCAGCAACAGCAGCAACAATATCatcaacagcagcagcagcagcaacaacaacaacaacagcagtgGCTGAGGAGAGGTCAATTGGGTGGAGTTGCTGATTCCAGTGTTGACGAGGTCGAGAAGACCGTACAGTCAGAGGCCGTGGACTCCAG TTCTCAAGATTGGAAGGCAAGATTGAAAATACCACCAGCTGATACCCGATACAGAACAGAG GATGTGACGGCAACTAAAGGAAATGAGTTTGAGGACTATTTTCTGAAACGTGAGCTGCTAATGGGAATATATGAGAAAGGGTTTGAAAGACCGTCTCCTATTCAGGAAGAGAGTATACCAATTGCTCTTACTGGTAGTGATATTCTTGCTAGAGCCAAAAATGGGACTGGAAAGACAGCTGCATTTTGCatccctgccttggaaaagattgATCAAGATTTAAATGCAATACAAG TTGTAATACTTGTCCCAACACGTGAGTTGGCTCTTCAAACATCACAAGTCTGTAAGGAGCTTGGGAAGCATTTGAATATTCAAGTTATGGTTACAACTGGAGGTACTAGCTTAAAGGATGATATCATGCGTTTATATCAACCTGTTCATTTGCTTGTTGGAACTCCTGGAAGGATTTTAGATCTTGCGAAGAAGGGTGTTTGCATCTTGAAAGACTGTGCTATGCTTGTTATGGATGAG GCTGATAAGCTACTGTCTCCAGAGTTTCAACCATCAATTGAGCAGCTGATTGGGTTTTTGCCTGGAAACCGACAAATTTTAATGTTTTCAGCGACATTTCCTGTCACTGTTAAGGACTTCAAGGATAGATATCTTCAAAAGCCTTACATTATTAACCTTATGGATGAGCTTACTCTGAAGGGTATTACACAGTTTTATGCATTTGTTGAAGAAAGACAGAAAGTTCACTGCCTGAACACTCTTTTCTCCAAG CTTCAAATAAACCAGTCAATTATCTTCTGCAATTCTGTAAATCGAGTAGAACTGTTGGCCAAGAAAATTACAGAACTTGGCTATTCTTGCTTTTATATTCATGCAAAGATGCTCCAAGACCACCGTAACAGAGTATTTCATGACTTCCGTAACGGTGCATGCAGGAATCTTGTTTGTACTG ATTTATTTACTAGAGGAATAGACATTCAAGCAGTCAATGTTGTAATTAACTTTGACTTTCCCAAGAACTCGGAAACATATCTGCACAGG GTTGGTCGGTCTGGAAGGTTTGGGCATCTTGGTTTAGCTGTGAATTTGATCACATATGAAGACCGCTTTAACTT GTATAGGATTGAGCAGGAACTTGGCACTGAGATAAAGCAAATTCCACCCCACATTGATCAGGCAATTTATTGCCGGTAA
- the LOC133796691 gene encoding transcription factor MYB17: MGRTPCCDKKGLKKGPWTAEEDEILVQYIKKNNGHGSWRSLPKLAGLLRCGKSCRLRWTNYLRPDIKRGPFTQDEEKLIIQLHGMLGNRWAAIASQLPGRTDNEIKNLWNTHLKKRLLCLGLDPQTHEPFNSNSHYPSTTSSPASPTTRHMAQWESARLEAEARLSRESSLFTSTAQPFTTKSNDSDHFLRLWNSEVGDSFRKVAAVTKDDKTTCCSPVSQASVSALTTEAGPNRPGFDTVAGDQAEDMDCKSYFIKYCEDDHHHVLLGAGSDSSCSNDMEDSSDSSALQLLLDFPINNDMSFLEENCGDHFATDPAMLSENSFICRL, encoded by the exons atgggAAGAACACCATGTTGTGACAAGAAGGGCTTGAAGAAAGGGCCATGGACTGCTGAAGAAGATGAGAttcttgttcaatacatcaagaAAAATAATGGCCATGGAAGCTGGCGTTCTCTACCTAAGCTTGCAG GTCTTCTTCGTTGTGGGAAGAGCTGCAGGCTTAGGTGGACAAACTATCTTAGACCAGACATTAAAAGAGGGCCCTTCACTCAAGACGAAGAGAAGCTTATCATTCAGCTTCATGGCATGCTTGGAAATAG GTGGGCTGCTATAGCTTCTCAACTTCCAGGAAGAACCGACAACGAGATCAAGAATCTATGGAACACTCACTTGAAGAAACGCCTCCTCTGTTTGGGACTTGATCCTCAAACTCATGAACCTTTCAACTCAAATTCTCACTATCCATCCACTACTTCTTCCCCTGCGTCGCCCACGACACGGCACATGGCGCAGTGGGAGAGCGCTAGGCTCGAAGCTGAGGCGCGCCTCTCAAGGGAGTCGTCGCTCTTTACTTCTACTGCTCAACCTTTCACAACAAAATCCAATGACTCTGACCACTTCCTACGCTTGTGGAACTCCGAAGTTGGGGACTCATTCCGAAAGGTAGCAGCAGTTACCAAAGATGACAAAACGACTTGTTGTAGCCCAGTTTCGCAGGCTTCGGTTTCAGCCTTGACCACTGAGGCTGGCCCGAACAGGCCTGGGTTCGACACCGTGGCCGGTGACCAAGCCGAAGACATGGATTGCAAGAGCTACTTCATCAAGTACTGTGAGGATGATCATCATCACGTACTTCTCGGTGCAGGGTCGGATTCGTCATGCTCGAATGACATGGAGGATTCATCAGATAGTTCTGCATTGCAGCTGCTGCTAGACTTTCCCATCAACAACGACATGAGCTTTTTGGAAGAGAATTGCGGTGATCATTTCGCCACCGATCCAGCCATGTTGTCGGAAAATTCTTTCATCTGCCGTCTCTAA
- the LOC133796692 gene encoding remorin-like, translated as METELKKEASMEEELNAPLAQPPSDVVSEKPALPPPEPKTEAKTDDSKSLVVVEPKTPEPLVKKPSGGSIDRDIALAGVEKEKTLSFVKAWEESEKSKVENKAHKKLSNVTAWENSKKASLEAKLRKKEEQLEKRKAEYGERMKNKVAEIHKQAEEKRASVEAIRGEEILKAEETAAKFRATGKIPKKFLGCF; from the exons ATGGAGACGGAGCTGAAGAAGGAGGCTAGTATGGAAGAAGAACTGAACGCTCCTTTGGCTCAACCCCCATCCGACGTCGTTTCTGAGAAGCCCGCTCTTCCACCTCCTGAGCCGAAGACTGAGGCAAAGACTGATGACTCTAAATCTCTAGTTGTGGTTGAACCAA AGACTCCAGAGCCATTGGTAAAGAAACCCTCTGGTGGATCAATTGACAGAG ATATTGCTCTTGCAGGggttgaaaaggaaaagacatTGTCTTTTGTTAAAGCATGGGAAGAAAGTGAAAAATCTAAGGTTGAAAACAA GGCTCACAAGAAACTCTCTAATGTTACTGCGTGGGAAAACAGCAAGAAAGCTTCTTTAGAAGCCAAGCTGAGAAAAAAAGAG GAACAATTGGAGAAGAGAAAGGCAGAGTATGGAGAGAGAATGAAGAACAAAGTGGCTGAGATTCACAAACAAGCAGAGGAGAAAAGGGCATCGGTTGAAGCTATTCGTGGGGAAGAAATTCTCAAAGCAGAGGAGACAGCTGCCAAATTCCGTGCTACTGGGAAAATTCCCAAGAAGTTCCTTGGCTGCTTCTAA